A stretch of the Gracilinanus agilis isolate LMUSP501 chromosome 4, AgileGrace, whole genome shotgun sequence genome encodes the following:
- the SLC29A1 gene encoding equilibrative nucleoside transporter 1 translates to MTTGHTPQDRYKAVWLIFFMLGLGTLLPWNFFMTASMYFKSRLGQPQNETGIMTKESSDFLDPTQPPVKANFLDSIFNNVMTICAMLPLLIFTCLNSILHQRIPQVFRILGSLVAILLMFALTAILVKVHLDPLPFFTVTMVKIVIINSFGAILQGSLFGLAGLLPANYTAPIMSGQGLAGTFAAVAMICAIASGSELEKSAFGYFITACGVIVLSILCYLVLPRLKFYQYYQQVKMEALGERETKMDLIKRGENPVKTVEVEQGVAKPSPQSTYEKPSIIAILKEIWVLALSVCFVFTITIGVFPSITAEVKSTIAGTSNWKNYFTPVTCFLTFNIFDWAGRSLTSVFMWPKKDSRYLLPALVLSRIVFVPLLMLCNVHPRKNLPVIFHHDAWFIVFMMFFAFSNGYLASLCMCFGPKKVKSSEAETAGSIMAFFLSLGLAFGALLSFLLRAIV, encoded by the exons ATGACGACTGGTCACACACCACAGGACAG GTACAAAGCCGTATGGCTCATCTTCTTCATGCTGGGGCTGGGCACCCTGCTGCCATGGAACTTCTTCATGACTGCCTCCATG TACTTCAAAAGCCGCCTGGGCCAACCCCAGAATGAAACCGGTATCATGACAAAGGAAAGCTCCGACTTCCTGGATCCCACACAACCCCCAGTGAAGGCCAATTTCCTGGACTCCATTTTCAACAATGTCATGACTATATGTGCCATGCTTCCCCTCTTGATCTTCACCTGCCTCAACTCCATCCTACATCAGAG GATCCCTCAGGTCTTTCGCATCTTGGGCAGTCTGGTGGCCATTCTGCTGATGTTTGCCTTGACAGCCATCCTGGTGAAAGTGCACCTTGACCCCTTGCCCTTCTTCACTGTCACCATGGTCAAGATTGTTATCATCAACT CATTTGGCGCCATTCTTCAAGGCAGCCTGTTTGGCCTGGCTGGCCTCCTGCCCGCCAACTACACAGCTCCCATCATGAGCGGCCAGGGCCTGGCCGGAACCTTCGCTGCCGTGGCCATGATCTGCGCCATCGCCA GTGGTTCTGAACTGGAAAAGAGTGCTTTTGGATACTTTATCACTGCCTGCGGGGTCATTGTCCTCTCTATCTTATGCTATTTGGTCCTGCCCAGACTG AAATTCTACCAGTATTACCAGCAAGTAAAAATGGAAGCTCTTGGGGAGCGAGAAACCAAAATGgatttgattaaaagag GAGAGAATCCCGTCAAAACTGTAGAAGTGGAACAAGGAGTCGCCAAGCCCAGCCCACAGAGCACCTATGAGAAGCCTTCCATCATAGCCATCCTCAAAGAG ATCTGGGTTCTGGCATTGTCTGTCTGCTTTGTCTTCACCATCACCATCGGCGTGTTCCCTTCTATAACCGCTGAGGTCAAGTCCACCATTGCAGGGACCAGTAACTGGA AAAACTATTTCACTCCCGTTACCTGCTTCCTCACTTTCAATATCTTTGACTGGGCTGGCCGGAGCCTCACTTCTGTATTCATGTGG CCGAAAAAGGACAGCCGCTATCTCCTTCCTGCCCTGGTGTTGTCGAGGATTGTGTTTGTGCCATTGCTGATGCTATGCAACGTCCATCCGAGGAAGAACCTGCCTGTGATCTTCCACCACGATGCCTGGTTTATCGTCTTCATGATGTTCTTTGCCTTCTCCAATGGCTACCTCGCCAGTCTCTGCATGTGTTTTGGCCCCAA GAAAGTGAAATCTTCTGAGGCTGAGACTGCAGGTTCCATCAtggccttcttcctctccctgggCCTGGCCTTTGGTGCCTTACTGTCCTTCCTGCTCCGGGCTATCGTGTGA